In one window of Acidimicrobiales bacterium DNA:
- a CDS encoding TOBE domain-containing protein, translating into MASYSIGEAAALLGVSADTVRRWADGGRLPATRTAGGRRRVDGGALARLAVELAAEGGSEEPAVIGARSARNRFPGLVTRVEKDGVAATVEVQAGPHRVVSLMTREAADELGLEPGMLVVASTKATSVVVELPARG; encoded by the coding sequence GTGGCGAGCTATTCGATCGGGGAAGCTGCCGCGCTGCTGGGCGTGTCGGCGGACACCGTGCGGCGGTGGGCCGACGGCGGGCGCCTGCCGGCGACCCGCACGGCCGGCGGGCGGCGGCGGGTCGACGGCGGGGCGCTGGCCCGGCTGGCCGTCGAGCTGGCGGCCGAGGGCGGCAGCGAGGAGCCGGCCGTCATCGGCGCCCGCTCGGCCCGCAACCGCTTCCCCGGGCTCGTCACCCGGGTGGAGAAGGACGGGGTGGCGGCGACGGTGGAGGTCCAGGCCGGGCCCCACCGCGTCGTCTCGCTCATGACGAGGGAGGCGGCCGACGAGCTCGGGCTCGAGCCCGGGATGCTGGTCGTGGCGTCGACCAAGGCGACGAGCGTGGTCGTCGAGCTGCCCGCCCGTGGCTAG
- a CDS encoding PIN domain-containing protein, producing MAEGRRDGARAARNPSPPPRGRVRPGTVGIAVYDANVLIGNAPRYLLLGVAQERLVQAKWSDRLLFEVAGAAGARQRWGALRSIAEDMHHHAGLVRDHTVKGYRPWIERIEGLKDANDRHVLALAIASGAHTIVTANARDFPASVLSAWGVERVSADGFLLRCFEVNPAALVRLRDRYRLGTRRFYESLEGSGCAGIASALAKFGTY from the coding sequence GTGGCGGAGGGGCGGCGCGATGGCGCACGAGCTGCACGCAACCCGTCTCCTCCGCCGCGAGGGCGGGTGCGACCGGGAACTGTCGGCATCGCCGTCTACGACGCCAACGTGCTCATCGGCAACGCTCCTCGCTACCTCCTCCTCGGAGTCGCGCAGGAACGGCTCGTTCAGGCAAAGTGGAGCGATCGCCTCCTCTTCGAGGTGGCCGGCGCGGCAGGCGCCCGGCAGCGGTGGGGGGCGCTGCGGTCCATCGCCGAGGACATGCACCACCACGCCGGCCTCGTGCGCGACCACACGGTCAAGGGCTACCGGCCTTGGATCGAGCGGATCGAGGGACTGAAGGACGCCAACGACCGCCATGTGCTCGCGCTCGCCATCGCGTCGGGCGCACACACCATCGTGACTGCGAACGCGCGCGACTTCCCGGCCAGCGTCCTCTCCGCGTGGGGTGTCGAGCGCGTGTCCGCGGACGGGTTCCTCCTACGGTGCTTCGAGGTGAACCCTGCGGCGCTGGTGCGTCTTCGCGACCGCTACCGCCTCGGCACGAGGAGGTTCTACGAGAGCCTGGAGGGGAGTGGCTGCGCCGGCATCGCCTCCGCGCTCGCGAAGTTCGGCACGTACTAG
- a CDS encoding ABC transporter permease: protein MRRRAPAAVWPLAGLGLAFLALPLAGLLQRAPWASIADHLGDPAVREALRLSLVVSCTATVAALVLGVPLAWVLARATFPGRSLVRGLVLLPMVLPPVVGGLALLYALGRRGLAGQWLDRWLGVTLPFTTAGAVVAATFVALPFLVVTVEGGLRSLDPRYEDAAATLGAGRWTVLRRVTLPMVAPSLAAGAALAWARALGEFGATITFAGNAPGRTRTMPIEVYLLREGSDRGGAVALSLVMVAVSLAVLALLRDRWFPSTG from the coding sequence GTGAGGCGGCGGGCCCCGGCCGCCGTGTGGCCGCTGGCCGGCCTCGGCCTGGCCTTCCTCGCCCTCCCCCTCGCCGGCCTGCTCCAGCGGGCGCCGTGGGCGTCGATCGCCGACCACCTCGGCGACCCCGCCGTGCGGGAGGCGCTGCGCCTGTCGCTCGTCGTCTCGTGCACGGCGACGGTGGCCGCGCTCGTGCTCGGCGTGCCCCTGGCCTGGGTGCTGGCCAGGGCGACGTTCCCGGGCCGCTCGCTCGTGCGCGGCCTGGTCCTCCTGCCCATGGTCCTGCCCCCGGTGGTCGGCGGGCTGGCGCTGCTGTACGCGCTCGGCCGCCGCGGCCTCGCCGGCCAGTGGCTCGACCGCTGGCTCGGCGTCACCCTGCCGTTCACGACCGCCGGCGCGGTCGTGGCCGCCACGTTCGTGGCCCTCCCGTTCCTGGTGGTGACGGTGGAGGGCGGGCTGCGCTCGCTCGACCCCCGCTACGAGGACGCCGCCGCCACCCTCGGCGCCGGGCGGTGGACCGTGCTCCGCCGGGTGACCCTGCCGATGGTGGCGCCGTCCCTCGCCGCCGGCGCCGCCCTCGCCTGGGCCAGGGCGCTCGGCGAGTTCGGGGCGACGATCACCTTCGCCGGCAACGCCCCCGGCCGGACGAGGACGATGCCGATCGAGGTCTACCTGCTCCGGGAGGGCAGCGACCGGGGCGGCGCCGTGGCGCTCAGCCTGGTGATGGTGGCCGTCTCCCTCGCCGTGCTCGCCCTGCTGCGGGACCGGTGGTTCCCGTCGACGGGCTGA
- a CDS encoding aldo/keto reductase family protein has product MEYRQLGKSDLSVSTISLGSWLTYGVGVERDRAEACVRRALDVGVNFIDTANVYGRGAAESFLGEVLSGVDRDSYVLATKLYFPMSRSDRGLSADQVRKQLDASLQRLRTDHVDLYQCHRYDRDTPLEETMEALTEAVRQGKVRWLGFSEWTADQVQASVDLAAERGFEPFVSSQPQYSMLWRRIEDDVIPVCEANGIGQIVWSPLAQGVLTGKYRPGEAPPPDSRAASEQMGGMMGDLLNEANLTIVEKLRPIADGAGLTLAQLALAWVLRVPNVASAIVGASRPEQVDDNVAASGVTLDDDTLAAIDGALGQDDLPV; this is encoded by the coding sequence ATGGAGTACCGCCAGCTCGGCAAGAGCGACCTGTCCGTGTCGACCATCTCCCTCGGCTCCTGGCTGACCTACGGCGTCGGCGTGGAGCGCGATCGGGCCGAGGCCTGCGTCCGGCGGGCGCTCGACGTCGGCGTCAACTTCATCGACACCGCCAACGTGTACGGGCGGGGCGCGGCCGAGAGCTTCCTCGGCGAGGTCCTGTCCGGCGTCGACCGGGACAGCTACGTGCTGGCGACGAAGCTCTACTTCCCGATGTCGAGGAGCGACCGGGGGCTGTCGGCCGACCAGGTCCGCAAGCAGCTCGACGCCTCGCTCCAGCGGCTGCGCACCGACCACGTCGACCTCTACCAGTGCCACCGCTACGACCGGGACACCCCGCTCGAGGAGACGATGGAGGCGCTCACCGAGGCCGTGCGCCAGGGCAAGGTGCGCTGGCTCGGGTTCAGCGAGTGGACGGCCGACCAGGTCCAGGCGTCGGTCGACCTGGCCGCCGAGCGGGGCTTCGAGCCGTTCGTGTCGAGCCAGCCGCAGTACTCGATGCTGTGGCGGCGGATCGAGGACGACGTGATCCCGGTGTGCGAGGCCAACGGCATCGGCCAGATCGTGTGGTCGCCGCTCGCCCAGGGGGTGCTCACCGGCAAGTACCGGCCGGGCGAGGCGCCGCCGCCGGACTCGCGCGCGGCGTCGGAGCAGATGGGCGGGATGATGGGCGACCTGCTGAACGAGGCCAACCTGACGATCGTCGAGAAGCTCCGCCCGATCGCCGACGGCGCCGGCCTCACCCTCGCCCAGCTGGCCCTGGCCTGGGTGCTGCGGGTGCCGAACGTGGCGTCGGCCATCGTCGGCGCCAGCCGGCCGGAGCAGGTGGACGACAACGTCGCCGCGTCGGGGGTCACCCTCGACGACGACACCCTCGCCGCCATCGACGGGGCCCTCGGCCAGGACGACCTCCCCGTCTGA
- a CDS encoding DUF983 domain-containing protein, translating into MASRDGRPSFWRLMFRGFTRRCPLCGCFRIFDSYFHIKQRCPRCDYPLKRVEGQEVGAVGVNTIVTFGLMLIAIVVGMVVTYPDIPAIPLAVVAMAIALVVPIAFYPLSWTVWNAVDLFMRPVEASDRVKQEWVPSSRRGRHPA; encoded by the coding sequence ATGGCCAGCCGCGACGGCCGCCCCTCGTTCTGGCGCCTGATGTTCCGCGGGTTCACCCGCCGCTGCCCGCTGTGCGGCTGCTTCCGGATCTTCGACTCGTACTTCCACATCAAGCAGCGCTGCCCCCGCTGCGACTACCCGCTGAAGCGGGTGGAGGGCCAGGAGGTCGGCGCCGTCGGCGTCAACACCATCGTCACCTTCGGCCTCATGCTGATCGCCATCGTCGTCGGGATGGTCGTCACCTATCCCGACATCCCGGCCATCCCGCTCGCCGTCGTGGCCATGGCCATCGCCCTCGTCGTGCCCATCGCCTTCTACCCGCTCTCGTGGACGGTCTGGAACGCCGTCGACCTCTTCATGCGGCCGGTCGAGGCGTCGGACCGGGTGAAGCAGGAGTGGGTGCCGTCCTCCCGCCGGGGGCGCCACCCCGCCTAA
- a CDS encoding inositol monophosphatase family protein, translating into MPDVPEVPGLPEVPPADPSVLDEAVDLARRAGELTLGWFRSPNLVVDRKANATPVTAADRAAERFLREELAGRHPDDEVIGEEEPPTPGTSGRRWVIDPIDGTKAFTHGVPLYCTLLAMDDEHGPAVGVIHMPALGETVYAGRGLGCFCDGAPASVSSRDRMAGAYLMASGYEYWEEGQLLAAKRSGLQLRTWGDGYGYALVATGRAEAMFDPVVAVWDVAPMLVVIPEAGGRFSDLSGAATADGGSGLATNGALHDEVLGVLSGA; encoded by the coding sequence GTGCCCGACGTGCCCGAGGTGCCCGGCCTGCCCGAGGTGCCGCCCGCCGACCCGTCCGTCCTCGACGAGGCCGTGGACCTGGCCCGCCGGGCCGGCGAGCTGACCCTCGGCTGGTTCCGCTCGCCGAACCTGGTCGTCGACCGCAAGGCCAACGCCACCCCGGTGACCGCGGCCGACCGGGCCGCCGAGCGCTTCCTGCGGGAGGAGCTGGCCGGGCGCCACCCCGACGACGAGGTGATCGGCGAGGAGGAGCCGCCGACGCCGGGGACGAGCGGGCGGCGGTGGGTGATCGACCCGATCGACGGCACCAAGGCGTTCACCCACGGCGTCCCGCTCTACTGCACGCTGCTGGCGATGGACGACGAGCACGGGCCGGCCGTCGGCGTGATCCACATGCCGGCGCTGGGCGAGACGGTCTACGCCGGCCGGGGGCTCGGCTGCTTCTGCGACGGCGCCCCGGCGTCGGTCAGCAGCAGGGACCGGATGGCCGGCGCCTACCTGATGGCGAGCGGCTACGAGTACTGGGAGGAGGGCCAGCTGCTGGCGGCCAAGCGGTCGGGCCTGCAGCTGCGCACGTGGGGCGACGGCTACGGCTACGCGCTCGTCGCCACCGGGCGGGCCGAGGCCATGTTCGACCCGGTCGTCGCCGTGTGGGACGTGGCGCCCATGCTGGTCGTGATCCCCGAGGCCGGCGGCCGGTTCAGCGACCTGTCGGGGGCGGCGACGGCCGACGGCGGCAGCGGCCTGGCCACCAACGGCGCCCTCCACGACGAGGTCCTCGGCGTGCTGTCGGGGGCGTGA
- the modA gene encoding molybdate ABC transporter substrate-binding protein, translated as MARAAALLAAAAVVLAGCGDGGGGRSVTVLAAASLTEAFGDIAADFTAATGTDVDLSFGASSTLVDQVQEGLGADVVALASPSTMQELVDSGDVGEPAVFARNRLAIAVPPGNPAGVRSLADLADPGLTLALCSPGVPCGSFAAEAFAAQGLDVAADTEEEDVKAVLDKVATGEVDAGVVYASDVVAAGDDVEGIAVADDENVLADYPIALVDGAGPDAEAFVAFVLGDRARATLAEHGFLAAVP; from the coding sequence GTGGCTAGGGCGGCGGCCCTGCTCGCCGCCGCCGCGGTCGTGCTGGCCGGGTGCGGCGACGGGGGCGGCGGCCGGTCGGTCACCGTGCTGGCGGCGGCGTCGCTGACCGAGGCGTTCGGCGACATCGCCGCGGACTTCACGGCCGCGACCGGCACCGACGTCGACCTGAGCTTCGGCGCCTCCTCGACCCTCGTCGACCAGGTGCAGGAGGGGCTCGGGGCCGACGTCGTCGCGCTCGCCTCGCCGTCGACCATGCAGGAGCTGGTCGACTCGGGCGACGTCGGCGAGCCGGCCGTGTTCGCCCGCAACCGCCTGGCCATCGCCGTGCCGCCCGGCAACCCGGCCGGCGTGCGGTCGCTGGCCGACCTGGCCGACCCCGGGCTCACGCTCGCCCTGTGCTCGCCGGGCGTGCCGTGCGGGTCGTTCGCGGCCGAGGCGTTCGCCGCCCAGGGCCTCGACGTCGCCGCCGACACCGAGGAGGAGGACGTGAAGGCGGTGCTCGACAAGGTGGCGACCGGCGAGGTGGACGCCGGCGTGGTCTACGCCAGCGACGTGGTCGCGGCGGGCGACGACGTCGAGGGCATCGCCGTCGCCGACGACGAGAACGTGCTCGCCGACTACCCGATCGCCCTCGTCGACGGGGCCGGCCCCGACGCCGAGGCGTTCGTGGCGTTCGTGCTCGGCGACCGCGCCCGGGCCACCCTGGCCGAGCACGGCTTCCTGGCCGCCGTCCCGTGA
- a CDS encoding response regulator transcription factor: MRVLVVEDEEALASSIARGLRREGFAVDVVGDGPAALEKVGVNRYDVLVLDRNLPGRSGDSVCREVAGTGDARILMLTAAASVEERVQGLALGADDYLPKPFAFAELVARVRALGRRTTPALPVVLECGDLALDPARRHVTRAGRRLDLTNKEFGVLEALMAARGAVISVEALLERVWDEHTDPFTNTVRVTVMNLRRKLGDPPVIETIVGAGYQLPCPA, translated from the coding sequence ATGCGCGTGCTGGTCGTGGAGGACGAGGAGGCGCTCGCCTCGAGCATCGCGAGGGGGCTGCGCCGCGAGGGGTTCGCCGTCGACGTCGTCGGCGACGGGCCGGCCGCGCTCGAGAAGGTGGGCGTGAACCGCTACGACGTGCTCGTGCTCGACCGCAACCTCCCCGGCCGCTCGGGCGACAGCGTGTGCCGCGAGGTGGCCGGCACCGGTGACGCCCGCATCCTCATGTTGACGGCGGCGGCGAGCGTGGAGGAGCGGGTGCAGGGCCTCGCCCTCGGCGCCGACGACTACCTCCCGAAGCCGTTCGCCTTCGCCGAGCTGGTCGCCAGGGTGCGGGCCCTCGGCCGGCGGACGACCCCGGCCCTGCCCGTCGTCCTCGAGTGCGGCGACCTCGCCCTCGACCCGGCCCGCCGGCACGTGACGAGGGCGGGTCGCCGCCTCGACCTGACCAACAAGGAGTTCGGCGTGCTCGAGGCGCTGATGGCGGCGAGGGGCGCCGTGATCAGCGTGGAGGCGCTGCTCGAGCGGGTGTGGGACGAGCACACCGACCCCTTCACGAACACCGTCCGGGTGACCGTGATGAACCTGCGCCGCAAGCTCGGCGACCCGCCGGTCATCGAGACGATCGTCGGCGCCGGCTACCAGCTGCCGTGCCCGGCGTGA
- a CDS encoding TIGR03667 family PPOX class F420-dependent oxidoreductase: protein MLFDTATPTGARADERLRTDEIAWLTTVGRDGIPRSSPVWFVWDGSTFLVYSRPTAAKVRALAANPGVSLHLEGDRRGGDVVTVEGLAEVDGSAPSAHEVPAYVEKYAAGIAGLGTDPAGFAADYATAIRITPTRGRAWGL from the coding sequence ATGCTGTTCGACACCGCCACGCCGACCGGCGCCCGGGCCGACGAGCGCCTCCGCACCGACGAGATCGCCTGGCTGACGACCGTCGGCCGGGACGGGATCCCCCGGTCGTCGCCGGTGTGGTTCGTGTGGGACGGCTCGACGTTCCTCGTCTACAGCCGCCCGACGGCGGCCAAGGTGCGGGCGCTCGCCGCCAACCCCGGCGTGTCGCTGCACCTGGAGGGCGACCGGCGGGGCGGCGACGTCGTCACCGTCGAGGGCCTAGCCGAGGTCGACGGGTCGGCCCCGTCGGCCCACGAGGTGCCGGCCTACGTCGAGAAGTACGCCGCCGGCATCGCCGGCCTCGGCACCGACCCGGCCGGCTTCGCCGCGGACTACGCCACGGCCATCCGCATCACCCCGACCCGCGGCCGGGCCTGGGGGCTCTAG
- a CDS encoding helix-turn-helix domain-containing protein: MNDDVKYRVDAAMGAAHAADLLGAWLRRSNSSMVRCRVEDDDAALTVDLARRVLEHLVEILDETGWGRTVTVVPDELELTTQQAADLLNVSRPYVIKLLERNAMPFRLVGNRRYIAVRDVLAFRRADDASRRERLGSLTEAAARRR; this comes from the coding sequence GTGAACGACGACGTCAAGTACCGCGTGGATGCCGCCATGGGCGCCGCGCACGCCGCCGACCTTCTCGGCGCGTGGCTCCGGAGAAGCAACAGCTCGATGGTGCGGTGCCGGGTCGAGGACGACGATGCAGCGCTCACGGTCGACCTCGCGAGACGCGTGCTCGAGCATCTGGTCGAGATCCTCGACGAGACGGGGTGGGGCCGAACGGTGACGGTCGTGCCGGACGAGCTCGAATTGACGACACAGCAGGCAGCCGATCTGCTCAACGTGTCGCGGCCCTACGTGATCAAGTTGCTCGAACGCAACGCGATGCCGTTTCGGCTCGTCGGCAACCGGCGCTACATCGCCGTACGCGATGTCCTGGCGTTCCGTCGAGCGGACGACGCCTCTCGTCGTGAGCGACTCGGCAGCCTCACCGAGGCTGCCGCGCGTCGGCGCTAG
- a CDS encoding mechanosensitive ion channel family protein, whose protein sequence is MALDPQQLADACGPDPGWVCERVLDATGRTWAATLADWLVDRPVKILVVLVLAWVLRRVLHRLIEEFAERVRCEEGLRAAQRADTLAAVLRSATTIVVWTLALLVVLGEVGIQLGPLIAGAGIAGVALGFGAQSLVKDFLSGIFMLVEDQYGVGDVVDVGEATGVVEQVSLRTTRLRDVEGTVWHVPNGQILRVGNKSQDWARALVDVSVALDTDVAAATAVIMGVAAELREDPVFALAILEDPEVWGVERLGPDGLTIRLVVKTKPGDQWKVARELRARLKDAFARAGVGAPVPRQVVRFEGTPPTPVTGEGGA, encoded by the coding sequence ATGGCGCTGGACCCCCAGCAGCTGGCGGACGCCTGCGGTCCCGACCCCGGTTGGGTATGCGAGCGGGTGCTCGACGCCACCGGCCGCACGTGGGCGGCGACCCTGGCCGACTGGCTGGTCGACCGGCCGGTGAAGATCCTCGTCGTCCTCGTGCTCGCCTGGGTGCTGCGCCGCGTCCTGCACCGGCTCATCGAGGAGTTCGCCGAGCGGGTGCGCTGCGAGGAGGGCCTGCGGGCCGCCCAGCGGGCCGACACGCTCGCCGCCGTGCTGCGCAGCGCGACGACGATCGTGGTCTGGACCCTGGCCCTGCTCGTGGTGCTCGGCGAGGTGGGCATCCAGCTCGGCCCGCTGATCGCCGGCGCCGGCATCGCCGGCGTGGCCCTCGGCTTCGGCGCCCAGAGCCTGGTGAAGGACTTCCTCTCGGGGATCTTCATGCTGGTCGAGGACCAGTACGGGGTGGGCGACGTGGTCGACGTGGGCGAGGCCACCGGGGTCGTCGAGCAGGTCAGCCTGCGCACCACCCGGCTGCGCGACGTCGAGGGCACGGTGTGGCACGTGCCCAACGGCCAGATCCTCCGGGTCGGCAACAAGAGCCAGGACTGGGCCAGGGCCCTGGTCGACGTGTCCGTGGCCCTCGACACCGACGTGGCCGCGGCCACCGCGGTGATCATGGGCGTCGCCGCCGAGCTGAGGGAGGACCCCGTGTTCGCGCTCGCCATCCTCGAGGACCCGGAGGTGTGGGGCGTGGAGCGCCTCGGGCCGGACGGGCTCACCATCCGCCTCGTCGTGAAGACCAAGCCGGGCGACCAGTGGAAGGTGGCGCGGGAGCTGCGGGCCCGGCTGAAGGACGCGTTCGCCAGGGCCGGGGTCGGCGCGCCCGTGCCCCGCCAGGTCGTGCGCTTCGAGGGCACCCCGCCCACGCCGGTCACCGGGGAGGGAGGGGCGTGA
- a CDS encoding ABC transporter ATP-binding protein has protein sequence MVPVDGLTAAVRLRLGALDLDVDLEAPAGAVVAVVGPNGAGKTTLLRALAGLVPLAAGRVAVDGEVLDDRATGVWVPPERRPVGVVFQDSLLFPHLSALDNVAFGLRCRGRRRREARAAALGWLDRFGLGAVAGLRPRALSGGQAQRVALARALAVEPRLLLLDEPLAAADPAARPELRREVRRHLAAFPGARLLVTHDPVEALVLADRLVVLEGGRVVQAGTPGEVSRRPRSTFAARLVGRNLFRGTAGAGGREVVLPGGALLVPAEPAAGEVFAAVAPSAVALHAAPPAGSPRNVWPGTVADLDVEGDRVRVAVDGPVPLVAEVTAAAVADLGLAPGRRVWAAVKATEVEVYEA, from the coding sequence GTGGTTCCCGTCGACGGGCTGACCGCCGCCGTCCGCCTCCGGCTCGGCGCCCTCGACCTGGACGTCGACCTCGAGGCGCCGGCCGGCGCCGTCGTCGCCGTCGTCGGCCCGAACGGGGCCGGGAAGACGACCCTGCTCCGGGCCCTGGCCGGCCTGGTGCCGCTGGCCGCCGGCCGGGTGGCGGTGGACGGCGAGGTGCTCGACGACCGGGCGACCGGGGTGTGGGTGCCGCCCGAGCGCCGGCCGGTCGGCGTCGTGTTCCAGGACTCGCTGCTGTTCCCCCACCTCTCGGCCCTCGACAACGTGGCCTTCGGCCTCCGCTGCCGGGGCCGGCGCCGGCGGGAGGCGAGGGCGGCCGCGCTCGGCTGGCTCGACCGCTTCGGGCTCGGGGCGGTGGCCGGCCTGCGGCCCCGGGCGCTCTCCGGCGGGCAGGCCCAGCGGGTGGCGCTGGCCAGGGCCCTCGCCGTCGAGCCCCGCCTGCTGCTGCTGGACGAGCCGTTGGCCGCCGCCGACCCGGCCGCCCGGCCCGAGCTGCGCCGGGAGGTGCGCCGCCACCTCGCCGCCTTCCCCGGCGCCCGCCTGCTCGTCACCCACGACCCGGTCGAGGCGCTCGTGCTGGCCGACCGCCTGGTCGTGCTGGAGGGCGGCCGGGTCGTGCAGGCCGGCACCCCGGGCGAGGTCAGCCGCCGGCCCCGATCGACCTTCGCCGCCCGCCTGGTCGGCCGCAACCTGTTCCGGGGCACGGCCGGCGCCGGCGGCCGCGAGGTGGTGCTGCCCGGCGGGGCCCTGCTGGTGCCGGCCGAGCCGGCCGCCGGCGAGGTGTTCGCGGCGGTCGCCCCGTCGGCGGTGGCGCTGCACGCCGCGCCCCCGGCCGGCAGCCCCCGCAACGTGTGGCCCGGCACCGTCGCCGACCTCGACGTGGAGGGCGACCGGGTGCGGGTGGCGGTCGACGGGCCCGTGCCCCTCGTGGCCGAGGTGACGGCGGCCGCCGTGGCCGACCTCGGCCTCGCCCCCGGCCGCCGGGTGTGGGCGGCGGTGAAGGCGACCGAGGTCGAGGTCTACGAGGCGTGA
- a CDS encoding ATP-binding protein, with protein sequence MTRRHRGRPGRRSARLRLTLWYGGLAVATGAVLLAVNYLLVRRSLTSDPGDVRAAIEARVDAPVREVPSEEIGEPHDGPVPDGLPARVFKVQEPSSGAGTTDPQPTVYVPLEVQQGAVDEALHRLLVQSVLAMSAMALASLGIGWLMAGRALRPVRRITATARRLSETTLHERIALDGPHDELRELADTFDAMLARLDRAFSAQRDFVANAAHELLTPLAIIRTEVDVTLADPAASAEDLRAMAAVVQDATERSEQLVSALLTLAMSGGRLECEPVDLARLVAAELGRTRESAARRGISIRCSVGPAVLVGDLALLRPLVRNLLENAVRHNVDGGWLSVHGAVKGRVVELVVANSGAVLPADEAPLLFRRFHRVDRSRSRTTGGFGLGLSIVEAVVDAHGGSVAARALPQGGLELTVRLPGAGRAATGSLRAAASPVR encoded by the coding sequence GTGACCCGGCGCCATCGCGGCCGGCCGGGGCGGCGGTCGGCCCGCCTGCGGCTCACCCTCTGGTACGGCGGGCTGGCCGTGGCCACCGGCGCCGTGCTGCTCGCCGTCAACTACCTGCTCGTGCGGCGCAGCCTGACGTCGGACCCCGGCGACGTGCGGGCGGCCATCGAGGCGAGGGTCGACGCGCCGGTGCGGGAGGTGCCGAGCGAGGAGATCGGCGAGCCCCACGACGGCCCGGTGCCCGACGGCCTGCCGGCCCGGGTGTTCAAGGTGCAGGAGCCGTCCTCGGGCGCAGGGACGACCGACCCCCAGCCGACCGTCTACGTGCCCTTGGAGGTCCAGCAGGGCGCGGTCGACGAGGCCCTCCACCGCCTGCTCGTCCAGTCCGTGCTCGCCATGTCGGCCATGGCCCTCGCCTCCCTCGGCATCGGGTGGCTGATGGCCGGCCGGGCCCTGCGCCCGGTGCGGCGGATCACGGCGACGGCCAGGCGCCTGTCGGAGACGACCCTGCACGAGCGCATCGCCCTCGACGGCCCGCACGACGAGCTGCGGGAGCTGGCCGACACGTTCGACGCCATGCTGGCCCGCCTCGACCGGGCCTTCTCGGCCCAGCGGGACTTCGTCGCCAACGCCGCCCACGAGCTGCTCACCCCGCTCGCCATCATCCGCACCGAGGTCGACGTCACCCTGGCCGACCCGGCGGCGTCGGCCGAGGACCTGCGGGCCATGGCCGCCGTCGTCCAGGACGCCACCGAGCGCAGCGAGCAGCTGGTGTCCGCCCTGCTCACCCTGGCCATGTCGGGCGGCCGCCTGGAGTGCGAGCCGGTGGACCTGGCCCGCCTGGTCGCGGCCGAGCTCGGGCGGACGAGGGAGTCGGCCGCCCGCCGCGGGATCTCGATCCGCTGCTCGGTGGGGCCGGCGGTGCTCGTCGGCGACCTGGCGCTGCTCCGCCCGCTCGTGCGCAACCTGCTGGAGAACGCCGTGCGCCACAACGTGGACGGCGGCTGGCTGTCGGTCCACGGCGCGGTGAAGGGCCGGGTGGTGGAGCTCGTGGTGGCCAACAGCGGCGCCGTGCTGCCGGCCGACGAGGCGCCGCTGCTGTTCCGGCGCTTCCACCGGGTCGACCGGTCGCGCAGCCGGACGACCGGCGGGTTCGGCCTCGGCCTGTCGATCGTGGAGGCCGTCGTCGACGCCCACGGGGGGTCGGTGGCGGCCAGGGCCCTGCCCCAGGGCGGGCTGGAGCTCACCGTGCGCCTGCCCGGCGCCGGGCGGGCCGCGACCGGGTCGCTCAGGGCGGCCGCGTCGCCCGTTCGCTGA